In Anas platyrhynchos isolate ZD024472 breed Pekin duck chromosome 24, IASCAAS_PekinDuck_T2T, whole genome shotgun sequence, the following are encoded in one genomic region:
- the MAP7D1 gene encoding MAP7 domain-containing protein 1 isoform X3 yields MERSSAGREPQPQPQPQTAPGKTPSPMGDSVLPLAVQPPSPGGTLHGDSPPPQHDRPLPPAVTPPGQPPSPIPPAVTPSKTSIPPVPPAVPPPGQPVPPAVPPSMESSTPQRDLPVPTATSPSGQPDSPIPPTMAPSAESVPPWCEQPPPSPPRPPVVGHPKAEASPPAASQPPPVPAAPCPAETLPPGSTPQDPTASKGAPPDAKSPPGSAAGPPKDVPPKGDRSSPAAASPASAASPRPKQDAQKAQARHKQAKERREERAKYLAAKRVLWLEKEEKAKLLREKQLEDRRKRLEEQRLKAEKRRAVLEERQRQKLEKNKERYEAAIQRSAKKTWAEIRQQRWSWAGALHHGSSAHKDDRSLQLSPWESSIVDRLMTPTLSFLARSRSAVTLAGNGKEQVPVCPRSASASPLSPCHNHRLQHRCWERRKGPAGSPDVTPRRRTESSPKKKEKKEKERENAKERSALSRERSLKKRQSLPAAQPRLLPAGDSSPGPKNRPSSPATPKGRPASPSPALGSPHKPPLPRSAHSSPKVRAKARDERGEQEGQVKAREKKEEERGSAPSDPPRVPAEPPAAPTAPAAPSPAVVTPPSRPPAGTTDREEAARLLAEKRRQAREQREREERERREQEEQERRLQEERAQRAAEEQSRREALARQREEERRLQEEREAQERARAEKEEAERLQRQREEAEARAREEAERQRQEREKHFQREEQERLERKKRLEEIMKRTRKSDAGDAKKKEDKKIMNGKAAEQEDVTGREKRAGPMPKAEELPETETPSTGTPGTLKGPSGEGLQPSSPTKEVAAPVVNGVQPGKHENGFSGTEGSPELLELSHHSSSPGSIIPFGDKEPFLKQAVVKPPQVTEVL; encoded by the exons atggagaggagcagcGCCGGGCGGGAGCcgcagccccaaccccaaccccaaacagCCCCCG GGAAGACACCGTCCCCGATGGGAGACAGCGTGCTGCCCCTCGCCGTGCAGCCCCCCTCGCCCGGGGGCACCCTGCATGGAGACAGCCCCCCCCCACAGCACGACCGACCCCTCCCTCCAGCCGTCACCCCCCCAGGACAGCCCCCATCACCCATCCCTCCGGCCGTCACCCCTTCCAAAACGAGCATCCCGCCTGTCCCTcctgctgtcccccccccaggacagCCCGTCCCCCCCGCCGTCCCCCCCTCCATGGAGAGCAGCACCCCACAGCGTGACCTCCCCGTCCCCACAGCCACCTCTCCATCAGGACAGCCCGATTCCCCCATCCCTCCCACCATGGCCCCTTCAGCGGAGAGCGTCCCCCCCTGGTgcgagcagcccccccccagccctccccggcCCCCCGTTGTGGGGCACCCCAAAGCAGAGGCATCGCCCCCCGCCGCCAGCCAGCCGCCCCCCGTccctgctgccccctgcccggcAGAGACGCTGCCCCCCGGGAgcaccccccaggaccccaccGCCAGCAAAGGGGCCCCCCCCGATGCCAAAAGCCCCCCGGGCAGCGCGGCAGGACCCCCAAAAGATGTGCCCCCCAAGGGTGACCGCTCgtccccagctgcagcatcGCCGGCTTCTGCCGCCAGCCCCAGACCCAAGCAAG ACGCCCAGAAGGCGCAGGCGAGGCACAAGCAGGCCAAGGAGCGGCGCGAGGAGCGGGCCAAGTACCTGG CTGCCAAGCGGGTGCTGTggctggagaaggaggagaaggccaAGCTGCTGCGGGAGAAGCAGCTGGAGGATCGCCGCAAGCGGCTGGAGGAGCAGCGGCTGAAGGCGGAGAAGCGCCGCGCCGTGCTGGAGGAGCGCCAGAGGCAGAAGCTGGAGAAGAACAAG GAGCGCTACGAGGCGGCCATCCAGCGCTCGGCCAAGAAGACGTGGGCAGAGATCCGGCAGCAGCGGTGGTCGTGGGCTGGGGCCCTGCACCACGGCTCCTCGGCGCACAAGGACG ACCGCAGCTTGCAGCTCAGCCCCTGGGAGAGCAGCATCGTGGACCGGCTGATGACGCCCACCCTGTCCTTCCTCGCGCGCAGCCGGAGCGCCGTGACGCTGGCTGGGAATGGCAAGGAGCAGG TGCCCGTGTGCCCCCGCTCGGCCTCCGccagccccctcagcccctgccACAACCACCGCCTGCAGCACCGCTGCTGGGAGCGGCGGAAGGGCCCCGCCGGCAGCCCCGACGTGACGCCGCGCCGCCGCACCGAGTCCTCGCCT aagaagaaggagaagaaggagaaggagcgGGAGAACGCCAAGGAGCGCAGCGCCTTGTCCCGCGAGCGCAGCCTCAAGAAGCGGCAGTCGCTGCCCGCGGCACAGCCCCGGCTCCTGCCCGCAGGGGACAGCAG CCCTGGCCCCAAGAACCGTCCCTCGTCCCCCGCCACCCCCAAAGGCCGCCCGGCGTCCCCCAGCCCGGCCCTCGGCTCCCCCCACAAGCCGCCCCTGCCCCGCAGTGCCCATTCGTCCCCCAAGGTGCGTGCCAAAGCCCGAGACGAGCGGGGTGAGCAGGAGGGCCAGGTGAAAGCAcgagagaagaaggaggaggagaggggctcGGCCCCCTCTGACCCCCCCAGGGTGCCCGCAGAGCCCCCAGCAG cccccacagcccccgcagcccccagccccgctgtggTCACCCCCCCCAGCAGACCCCCGGCCGGCACCACGGACCGGGAGGAGGCCGCCCGGCTGCTGGCGGAGAAGCGGCGCCAGGCCCGCGAGCAGCGGGAGCGGGAGGAACGGGAACGtcgggagcaggaggagcaggagag gcggctgcaggaggagcgggCGCAGCGGGCGGCGGAGGAGCAGAGCCGCAGGGAGGCCCTGGCGCGGCAGCGGGAGGAGGAGCggcggctgcaggaggagcgCGAGGCTCAGGAGAGGGCTCGGGCTGAGAAGGAGGAGGCCGAGAGGCTGCAGAGACAG AGGGAAGAGGCCGAGGCGAGGGCACGCGAAGAGGCCGAGCGGCAGCGCCAGGAGCGGGAGAAACATTTCCAGCGTGAGGAGCAGGAGCGGCTGGAGAGGAAGAAg CGCCTGGAGGAGATCATGAAGAGGACACGCAAATCGGACGCGGGAGATGCCAAG aaGAAGGAGGACAAGAAGATCATGAACGGGaaggcagctgagcaggaggATGTCACAG GCCGTGAGAAGCGAGCGGGGCCAATGCCCAAGGCCGAGGAGCTCCCTGAGACGGAGACGCCGAGCACGGGGACGCCGGGGACGCTGAAGGGCCCCTCGGGCGAGGGGCTGCAGCCGAG CTCCCCGACCAAGGAGGTGGCGGCGCCTGTGGTGAACGGTGTGCAGCCCGGCAAGCACGAGAACGGCTTCTCCGGCACCGAGGGCTCCccggagctgctggagctctcccaccacagcagcagccccggcagcatCATCCCCTTCGGCGACAAGGAGCCCTTCCTCAAGCAAGCCGTGGTCAAACCCCCCCAGGTCACAG AAGTGCTCTGA
- the MAP7D1 gene encoding MAP7 domain-containing protein 1 isoform X1: MERSSAGREPQPQPQPQTAPGKTPSPMGDSVLPLAVQPPSPGGTLHGDSPPPQHDRPLPPAVTPPGQPPSPIPPAVTPSKTSIPPVPPAVPPPGQPVPPAVPPSMESSTPQRDLPVPTATSPSGQPDSPIPPTMAPSAESVPPWCEQPPPSPPRPPVVGHPKAEASPPAASQPPPVPAAPCPAETLPPGSTPQDPTASKGAPPDAKSPPGSAAGPPKDVPPKGDRSSPAAASPASAASPRPKQDAQKAQARHKQAKERREERAKYLAAKRVLWLEKEEKAKLLREKQLEDRRKRLEEQRLKAEKRRAVLEERQRQKLEKNKERYEAAIQRSAKKTWAEIRQQRWSWAGALHHGSSAHKDGASRCSVSAVNLPKHVDSIINKRLSKSSATLWNSPSRNRSLQLSPWESSIVDRLMTPTLSFLARSRSAVTLAGNGKEQVPVCPRSASASPLSPCHNHRLQHRCWERRKGPAGSPDVTPRRRTESSPKKKEKKEKERENAKERSALSRERSLKKRQSLPAAQPRLLPAGDSSPGPKNRPSSPATPKGRPASPSPALGSPHKPPLPRSAHSSPKVRAKARDERGEQEGQVKAREKKEEERGSAPSDPPRVPAEPPAAPTAPAAPSPAVVTPPSRPPAGTTDREEAARLLAEKRRQAREQREREERERREQEEQERRLQEERAQRAAEEQSRREALARQREEERRLQEEREAQERARAEKEEAERLQRQREEAEARAREEAERQRQEREKHFQREEQERLERKKRLEEIMKRTRKSDAGDAKKKEDKKIMNGKAAEQEDVTGREKRAGPMPKAEELPETETPSTGTPGTLKGPSGEGLQPSSPTKEVAAPVVNGVQPGKHENGFSGTEGSPELLELSHHSSSPGSIIPFGDKEPFLKQAVVKPPQVTEVL, from the exons atggagaggagcagcGCCGGGCGGGAGCcgcagccccaaccccaaccccaaacagCCCCCG GGAAGACACCGTCCCCGATGGGAGACAGCGTGCTGCCCCTCGCCGTGCAGCCCCCCTCGCCCGGGGGCACCCTGCATGGAGACAGCCCCCCCCCACAGCACGACCGACCCCTCCCTCCAGCCGTCACCCCCCCAGGACAGCCCCCATCACCCATCCCTCCGGCCGTCACCCCTTCCAAAACGAGCATCCCGCCTGTCCCTcctgctgtcccccccccaggacagCCCGTCCCCCCCGCCGTCCCCCCCTCCATGGAGAGCAGCACCCCACAGCGTGACCTCCCCGTCCCCACAGCCACCTCTCCATCAGGACAGCCCGATTCCCCCATCCCTCCCACCATGGCCCCTTCAGCGGAGAGCGTCCCCCCCTGGTgcgagcagcccccccccagccctccccggcCCCCCGTTGTGGGGCACCCCAAAGCAGAGGCATCGCCCCCCGCCGCCAGCCAGCCGCCCCCCGTccctgctgccccctgcccggcAGAGACGCTGCCCCCCGGGAgcaccccccaggaccccaccGCCAGCAAAGGGGCCCCCCCCGATGCCAAAAGCCCCCCGGGCAGCGCGGCAGGACCCCCAAAAGATGTGCCCCCCAAGGGTGACCGCTCgtccccagctgcagcatcGCCGGCTTCTGCCGCCAGCCCCAGACCCAAGCAAG ACGCCCAGAAGGCGCAGGCGAGGCACAAGCAGGCCAAGGAGCGGCGCGAGGAGCGGGCCAAGTACCTGG CTGCCAAGCGGGTGCTGTggctggagaaggaggagaaggccaAGCTGCTGCGGGAGAAGCAGCTGGAGGATCGCCGCAAGCGGCTGGAGGAGCAGCGGCTGAAGGCGGAGAAGCGCCGCGCCGTGCTGGAGGAGCGCCAGAGGCAGAAGCTGGAGAAGAACAAG GAGCGCTACGAGGCGGCCATCCAGCGCTCGGCCAAGAAGACGTGGGCAGAGATCCGGCAGCAGCGGTGGTCGTGGGCTGGGGCCCTGCACCACGGCTCCTCGGCGCACAAGGACG GTGCGAGCCGGTGCTCGGTGTCCGCCGTAAACCTCCCCAAACACGTCGACTCTATAATCAACAAGCGGCTCTCCAAATCCTCCGCCACCCTCTGGAACTCTCCCAGTAGAA ACCGCAGCTTGCAGCTCAGCCCCTGGGAGAGCAGCATCGTGGACCGGCTGATGACGCCCACCCTGTCCTTCCTCGCGCGCAGCCGGAGCGCCGTGACGCTGGCTGGGAATGGCAAGGAGCAGG TGCCCGTGTGCCCCCGCTCGGCCTCCGccagccccctcagcccctgccACAACCACCGCCTGCAGCACCGCTGCTGGGAGCGGCGGAAGGGCCCCGCCGGCAGCCCCGACGTGACGCCGCGCCGCCGCACCGAGTCCTCGCCT aagaagaaggagaagaaggagaaggagcgGGAGAACGCCAAGGAGCGCAGCGCCTTGTCCCGCGAGCGCAGCCTCAAGAAGCGGCAGTCGCTGCCCGCGGCACAGCCCCGGCTCCTGCCCGCAGGGGACAGCAG CCCTGGCCCCAAGAACCGTCCCTCGTCCCCCGCCACCCCCAAAGGCCGCCCGGCGTCCCCCAGCCCGGCCCTCGGCTCCCCCCACAAGCCGCCCCTGCCCCGCAGTGCCCATTCGTCCCCCAAGGTGCGTGCCAAAGCCCGAGACGAGCGGGGTGAGCAGGAGGGCCAGGTGAAAGCAcgagagaagaaggaggaggagaggggctcGGCCCCCTCTGACCCCCCCAGGGTGCCCGCAGAGCCCCCAGCAG cccccacagcccccgcagcccccagccccgctgtggTCACCCCCCCCAGCAGACCCCCGGCCGGCACCACGGACCGGGAGGAGGCCGCCCGGCTGCTGGCGGAGAAGCGGCGCCAGGCCCGCGAGCAGCGGGAGCGGGAGGAACGGGAACGtcgggagcaggaggagcaggagag gcggctgcaggaggagcgggCGCAGCGGGCGGCGGAGGAGCAGAGCCGCAGGGAGGCCCTGGCGCGGCAGCGGGAGGAGGAGCggcggctgcaggaggagcgCGAGGCTCAGGAGAGGGCTCGGGCTGAGAAGGAGGAGGCCGAGAGGCTGCAGAGACAG AGGGAAGAGGCCGAGGCGAGGGCACGCGAAGAGGCCGAGCGGCAGCGCCAGGAGCGGGAGAAACATTTCCAGCGTGAGGAGCAGGAGCGGCTGGAGAGGAAGAAg CGCCTGGAGGAGATCATGAAGAGGACACGCAAATCGGACGCGGGAGATGCCAAG aaGAAGGAGGACAAGAAGATCATGAACGGGaaggcagctgagcaggaggATGTCACAG GCCGTGAGAAGCGAGCGGGGCCAATGCCCAAGGCCGAGGAGCTCCCTGAGACGGAGACGCCGAGCACGGGGACGCCGGGGACGCTGAAGGGCCCCTCGGGCGAGGGGCTGCAGCCGAG CTCCCCGACCAAGGAGGTGGCGGCGCCTGTGGTGAACGGTGTGCAGCCCGGCAAGCACGAGAACGGCTTCTCCGGCACCGAGGGCTCCccggagctgctggagctctcccaccacagcagcagccccggcagcatCATCCCCTTCGGCGACAAGGAGCCCTTCCTCAAGCAAGCCGTGGTCAAACCCCCCCAGGTCACAG AAGTGCTCTGA
- the MAP7D1 gene encoding MAP7 domain-containing protein 1 isoform X2: MGDSVLPLAVQPPSPGGTLHGDSPPPQHDRPLPPAVTPPGQPPSPIPPAVTPSKTSIPPVPPAVPPPGQPVPPAVPPSMESSTPQRDLPVPTATSPSGQPDSPIPPTMAPSAESVPPWCEQPPPSPPRPPVVGHPKAEASPPAASQPPPVPAAPCPAETLPPGSTPQDPTASKGAPPDAKSPPGSAAGPPKDVPPKGDRSSPAAASPASAASPRPKQDAQKAQARHKQAKERREERAKYLAAKRVLWLEKEEKAKLLREKQLEDRRKRLEEQRLKAEKRRAVLEERQRQKLEKNKERYEAAIQRSAKKTWAEIRQQRWSWAGALHHGSSAHKDGASRCSVSAVNLPKHVDSIINKRLSKSSATLWNSPSRNRSLQLSPWESSIVDRLMTPTLSFLARSRSAVTLAGNGKEQVPVCPRSASASPLSPCHNHRLQHRCWERRKGPAGSPDVTPRRRTESSPKKKEKKEKERENAKERSALSRERSLKKRQSLPAAQPRLLPAGDSSPGPKNRPSSPATPKGRPASPSPALGSPHKPPLPRSAHSSPKVRAKARDERGEQEGQVKAREKKEEERGSAPSDPPRVPAEPPAAPTAPAAPSPAVVTPPSRPPAGTTDREEAARLLAEKRRQAREQREREERERREQEEQERRLQEERAQRAAEEQSRREALARQREEERRLQEEREAQERARAEKEEAERLQRQREEAEARAREEAERQRQEREKHFQREEQERLERKKRLEEIMKRTRKSDAGDAKKKEDKKIMNGKAAEQEDVTGREKRAGPMPKAEELPETETPSTGTPGTLKGPSGEGLQPSSPTKEVAAPVVNGVQPGKHENGFSGTEGSPELLELSHHSSSPGSIIPFGDKEPFLKQAVVKPPQVTEVL; this comes from the exons ATGGGAGACAGCGTGCTGCCCCTCGCCGTGCAGCCCCCCTCGCCCGGGGGCACCCTGCATGGAGACAGCCCCCCCCCACAGCACGACCGACCCCTCCCTCCAGCCGTCACCCCCCCAGGACAGCCCCCATCACCCATCCCTCCGGCCGTCACCCCTTCCAAAACGAGCATCCCGCCTGTCCCTcctgctgtcccccccccaggacagCCCGTCCCCCCCGCCGTCCCCCCCTCCATGGAGAGCAGCACCCCACAGCGTGACCTCCCCGTCCCCACAGCCACCTCTCCATCAGGACAGCCCGATTCCCCCATCCCTCCCACCATGGCCCCTTCAGCGGAGAGCGTCCCCCCCTGGTgcgagcagcccccccccagccctccccggcCCCCCGTTGTGGGGCACCCCAAAGCAGAGGCATCGCCCCCCGCCGCCAGCCAGCCGCCCCCCGTccctgctgccccctgcccggcAGAGACGCTGCCCCCCGGGAgcaccccccaggaccccaccGCCAGCAAAGGGGCCCCCCCCGATGCCAAAAGCCCCCCGGGCAGCGCGGCAGGACCCCCAAAAGATGTGCCCCCCAAGGGTGACCGCTCgtccccagctgcagcatcGCCGGCTTCTGCCGCCAGCCCCAGACCCAAGCAAG ACGCCCAGAAGGCGCAGGCGAGGCACAAGCAGGCCAAGGAGCGGCGCGAGGAGCGGGCCAAGTACCTGG CTGCCAAGCGGGTGCTGTggctggagaaggaggagaaggccaAGCTGCTGCGGGAGAAGCAGCTGGAGGATCGCCGCAAGCGGCTGGAGGAGCAGCGGCTGAAGGCGGAGAAGCGCCGCGCCGTGCTGGAGGAGCGCCAGAGGCAGAAGCTGGAGAAGAACAAG GAGCGCTACGAGGCGGCCATCCAGCGCTCGGCCAAGAAGACGTGGGCAGAGATCCGGCAGCAGCGGTGGTCGTGGGCTGGGGCCCTGCACCACGGCTCCTCGGCGCACAAGGACG GTGCGAGCCGGTGCTCGGTGTCCGCCGTAAACCTCCCCAAACACGTCGACTCTATAATCAACAAGCGGCTCTCCAAATCCTCCGCCACCCTCTGGAACTCTCCCAGTAGAA ACCGCAGCTTGCAGCTCAGCCCCTGGGAGAGCAGCATCGTGGACCGGCTGATGACGCCCACCCTGTCCTTCCTCGCGCGCAGCCGGAGCGCCGTGACGCTGGCTGGGAATGGCAAGGAGCAGG TGCCCGTGTGCCCCCGCTCGGCCTCCGccagccccctcagcccctgccACAACCACCGCCTGCAGCACCGCTGCTGGGAGCGGCGGAAGGGCCCCGCCGGCAGCCCCGACGTGACGCCGCGCCGCCGCACCGAGTCCTCGCCT aagaagaaggagaagaaggagaaggagcgGGAGAACGCCAAGGAGCGCAGCGCCTTGTCCCGCGAGCGCAGCCTCAAGAAGCGGCAGTCGCTGCCCGCGGCACAGCCCCGGCTCCTGCCCGCAGGGGACAGCAG CCCTGGCCCCAAGAACCGTCCCTCGTCCCCCGCCACCCCCAAAGGCCGCCCGGCGTCCCCCAGCCCGGCCCTCGGCTCCCCCCACAAGCCGCCCCTGCCCCGCAGTGCCCATTCGTCCCCCAAGGTGCGTGCCAAAGCCCGAGACGAGCGGGGTGAGCAGGAGGGCCAGGTGAAAGCAcgagagaagaaggaggaggagaggggctcGGCCCCCTCTGACCCCCCCAGGGTGCCCGCAGAGCCCCCAGCAG cccccacagcccccgcagcccccagccccgctgtggTCACCCCCCCCAGCAGACCCCCGGCCGGCACCACGGACCGGGAGGAGGCCGCCCGGCTGCTGGCGGAGAAGCGGCGCCAGGCCCGCGAGCAGCGGGAGCGGGAGGAACGGGAACGtcgggagcaggaggagcaggagag gcggctgcaggaggagcgggCGCAGCGGGCGGCGGAGGAGCAGAGCCGCAGGGAGGCCCTGGCGCGGCAGCGGGAGGAGGAGCggcggctgcaggaggagcgCGAGGCTCAGGAGAGGGCTCGGGCTGAGAAGGAGGAGGCCGAGAGGCTGCAGAGACAG AGGGAAGAGGCCGAGGCGAGGGCACGCGAAGAGGCCGAGCGGCAGCGCCAGGAGCGGGAGAAACATTTCCAGCGTGAGGAGCAGGAGCGGCTGGAGAGGAAGAAg CGCCTGGAGGAGATCATGAAGAGGACACGCAAATCGGACGCGGGAGATGCCAAG aaGAAGGAGGACAAGAAGATCATGAACGGGaaggcagctgagcaggaggATGTCACAG GCCGTGAGAAGCGAGCGGGGCCAATGCCCAAGGCCGAGGAGCTCCCTGAGACGGAGACGCCGAGCACGGGGACGCCGGGGACGCTGAAGGGCCCCTCGGGCGAGGGGCTGCAGCCGAG CTCCCCGACCAAGGAGGTGGCGGCGCCTGTGGTGAACGGTGTGCAGCCCGGCAAGCACGAGAACGGCTTCTCCGGCACCGAGGGCTCCccggagctgctggagctctcccaccacagcagcagccccggcagcatCATCCCCTTCGGCGACAAGGAGCCCTTCCTCAAGCAAGCCGTGGTCAAACCCCCCCAGGTCACAG AAGTGCTCTGA